The nucleotide window CGGTAGGCATTCAACTGTTGATGCAACACGTCTTTGGTTTCCAGGAAGGTGTCGACCATCTCGGTGCGCAACTGCAACTCGCCGCGACGCGCGCGGTCGAGCAGGTTTTCCAGCAGGTGAGTGGTCTCGGTGAGCGCGGTGAAGCCGAACGTCGCGGCCCCGCCCTTGATCGAGTGCGCGGCGCGAAAGATCGCGTTGAGCTGCTCGTTGTCCGGCGCGCTCACGTCGAGCGCCAGCAAGAGATGCTCCATCTCTGCGAGCAACTCTTCCGCTTCATCGAAAAAGGTCTGGTAGAACTGGGTGATATCCACCGGTTTCCTCGTCCTAACTTGGTTGTGCCGTCGACGCCATCAACATCGTCATGTGCCCGCGCCGACAAGCGAGCCCACCACGTCGACCAGTGCCTCGGGGTCGACCGGCTTGATCAGCCAACCGCTTGCCCCCGCTTCACGGGCCGCCGTCTTATACGCGCCATCAACTTCTGTGGTGAGCACCAGAATCGGCGTTTGTGCGAACGCATCGAGGTCTCGCAGGGCACGAATCAGCGACAGCCCATCCATCCCGGGCATGTGCTGGTCGGTCAGCACCAGATCGAAATTCGCATTCGATGCCAGTGCCAGTGCCTCCTGTCCGTCGCGCGCCGTCGTCACGGCATAGCCGGCTTCGTCGAGCGTGGCCGCCAGAATCTGACGCATTGACGCGGAGTCGTCGACCGCGAGAATCGTATTGCGTGCCTGCATGGCCTCCATGCGTCTCCTCTTCTTATCGGTTATCTCGCCGCAGCGCCGTTTGCACCCGGCGCAGCAGGGGCTGCGGGGGGTGCCGGCGGCGACGGTACGCCCGGCGGCAACACGCCACTGATGGCAGCGTTGACGGCGTCGGCGCCCGAGCCTCGGGCGTTCGTCGCATCGATCGTCGGCTGATCGCCCTCGTGCTTCACAGAAGCCTCGGCACGGCGATTGAGCACGATGATGCTGATGCGTCGGTTGATCGGGTTGTAAGCGTCGTCGCGATCGAGCGGCACAGTCGAGGCCAGCCCCACCACGCGCAAGACCTTCTCGCCATCGAGGCCGCCCGCGATCAACTCGCGACGCGAGGCGTTCGCGCGATCGGCCGACAGCTCCCAGTTGCTATAGCTCTTGTCGCCCTGCGCATACGCCGTCGCGTCGGTATGACCCGACAGGCTGATGCGATTGGGTACGTCGTTGAGCGACTTGCCGATCTCGCGCAGGATGTCGCGCATATACGGTTGCACCTGCGCGCTCGCGTTGGCGAACATCGGCCGGTTCTGATCGTCGACGATCTGAATGCGCAAGCCTTCGGTCGTCACGTCGATCAGCAACTGTTTGCGGAATTGCCTGAGCGTCGGGTTATTTTCGATCGCCTTCTCGAGCCGCGCCTTGAGTTCGCGCAAACGCTGTGCATCGGCGCGCTCGGCCAACTCGGCCGTCGTGGCCTGGCGCGACCGTACCTGATCACCGCGCGATTTCTGGCCGTCGGTACGCGTCGTGTCGGTGCCGCCACCGGGAATCACGCCGCTGTTGTCCGCCGCGTTACGCCCGCCCGTGAGGGCAACCTTGAGCGGCGTACGGAAGTATTCGGCAATGCCTGTCAGTTCCTTGCTGCTCACGGAACTGAGCAGCCACATCAGCAGGAAGAACGCCATCATGGCCGTCATGAAGTCGGCATAGGCAATCTTCCACGCACCGCCATGGTGGCCGTGCCCGCCGGCTTTGCGGCGCTTGACGATAATGGGCCGCTCGTCTTTCTCGCTCATTGCTGCCGTCCGTCAACGTGCCTTAACCTGGCGCACGTGCTCTTCGAGCTCGGCGAACGACGGGCGCACCGTGGAGTACAGCACCTTGCGGCCGAACTCCACCGACAGGGCCGGGGCGTAGCCGTTCAGGCTCGCCAGCAGCGTGACCTTGATGCACTCGTAAAGCTTGACCGACTCGTTGATGCGGTGTTCGATCAGTTGGGCGAGCGGCGAAATGAAGCCGTACGCCAGCAAAATGCCGAGGAAGGTCCCCACGAGTGCCTGTGCGATCAGCGCACCGAGCACGGCCGGCGGCTGGTCGGCCGAGGCCATCGTGTGCACCACGCCCATCACGGCAGCCACAATGCCGAACGCCGGCATCGCGTCGCCGGTTTTTTGCAGGCAGTGGGCAGGCACTTCGCCTTCGTGACGGTACGTTTCGATTTCGTGATCCATCAGGTTCTCGATCTCGAACGCGTTCATGTTGCCGCTGACCATCAGGCGCAGATAGTCGGTCAGGAATTCCATGATGCGCGGCTCGTTCAGAATGCGCGGGTATTGCGAGAACACCGGGCTCGATGCCGGGTCTTCCACATCGCCTTCGATGGCGAGCATGCCGTCCTTACGCGCCTTGGCGAGCAGCACGTAGAGCAGCGCCATCAGCTCCATGTACAGCTCTTTGGTGTATTTCGAGCCCTTGAACAGCATCGGCAGCGCCTTCATCGTCGCCTTGATCGCCTTGCTGTTGTTGCCCACCACAAACGAGCCGACGCCCGCGCCACCGATGATCAGCAGCTCGGTCGGCTGAAACAGCGCGCCCAAGTGACCTCCGCCGATGACGAAACCGCCAAAGACCGAGGCAAGAACGATGATGTAACCAATGACGACAAGCACTGCCGGATACCTCTCGCAAAAATACGTCTACGGAAAAATGTCCTTCCTGTTCAGAGGGCTTAACGGCAGACAAGCAGGGAAACTGTAGGGGATGCGTCCTCGTGACGAATGTGCCGCTCAGGCAGCCAACGGAGAAATGTCCGTACCCCCGGGCCCGGGCACGCCCGCCGGGGCTTCGGCCTCGACCGGCGCCAGATCGGCGGCGTGTGCGTGTTTTGCTTTCCGCGTCTTACCGGCGCGCGACGGCGGCGCGCACAGGCCGCAGACGTACTGACCGTGAGGCTCGTGGGCGTGCGTGACGAAATGGCCGCCACAACGCGTGCACGGCGTCATTTGCAACATCTTGCTGTCGAAGAAACGGACCAGCGTCCATGCGCGGGTGAACCCGAGCACGGCTTCCCAGCCATGCAGCTCGACGTGCTCCAGGTACAGGCGATAGGCCTTGACGATGGCCTCGATGCCCTGGCAGCCGCCGTGGTGCACGAGATGGCGATAGATGTTGTGGAAAAGCGATGAGTGGATGTTTGGCAGCCAGGTCACGAACCAGTCGGTCGAGAACGGCAGCATGCCCTTGGGCGGCGAAGCCCCCTTGAGCTCTTTGTAGAGTTTGATGAGGCGATCCCGACTGAGGCTCGTTTCCGCTTCCAGCAATTGGAGGCGGGCGCCGAGTTCGATCAGTTCGATGGCCAACTGGATCTCGCGGGCCTCGAGAACGACGCTTTTGGTACGCATATGCAGGCTTCCTGGCAGGTGACGCGGCGCGCTACCCCCGGGTAGCGCGCGAATTACATCGCGTACTTAGCCGATCTGCTCGACGGGTTGCCCCGCGAGCAGAATCGATGCGTGCGACTGCTGCATACCCACGTCCTTCGCACCGTGCGTAAGGGTCGAAAGAATCACGTGGTCGTCAAAGCGAAATCGGCACAGAAGCTGGTTCGACCCCGCGAATTTGACAAGTTGAGCCAAGGTGAGACTGCCGAGCACGTCGGCAAGTTGGTCGCTGATGCCAAGGCGGAACATCGCCGCGGCACGGTCCTCGCGAATCAGGCGCTGAGCCAGTACGAGGTAGGAGAGATTCAACTCACGAATCTCATTCAGTGTTTCGCTGTTTCGCATGCGGCCCCCCGGCGCAATGGATGATCTTGCGGTACTACTCCGTTTTCCCTCGCATTGTGGATAAAGGCGAAAGATAAAGAAATCGGAGAAAAACTACATAGAAGGGCAAGAAAAGCGGAAGTTTTTTGTAGGAGTTTTTCCTACATGCGGGGCGCGAGCGGCCCCTGCGATGCATTCGGGGGGAATGATCGGTGTGAAAAGACGATGGCTTCACGCAAATGTCACGAAGCTGCGCTCTACTACTCGTCTGTATTTCGGCCGTTTTGCGCCGAACTTTAGCCGTCTTTGCAAAAAGATTTGGGGGGCTTTTGCGAAGCGGCTGGATCGTACTTTGCCGACCCGTTTCACGCCGGAACAGTGCAATTACAAAGTGTTACAGATGTAGTGACCTGTGCCGAATCTCAGGTTTGGAAGAAAACTTCGGGCAAAGTTCCCTAAATACGCCGACGTTCGAGGCGCCGGACTGACGCCCCTTAGACTTTTCCGGTCGCGGGCGGCAGCGCCGCCGGCGGACCGGCGCGGCGAATCAACAGCGTGTGCAGGCACCACGACAGCACGCCACACACCGCAATCACGGCCGCCATAGGCACCGCCGAGCGCGCGTGCAACATCCCCACCGCTGCCCCTGCGCTGGCTGCTGCGAGGAATTGCAACGCACCGAGCAATGCCGAGGCCGCGCCCGCCCGTTGGTGTTGGCGATTGAGCGCTTCGGCCACGGCGTTCGGCTGCGAAAAGCCCAGACTCGCCACGTAAGCGAACAGCGGCACCATCAACCCGGGCAGTCCACCAAGCTTCAGCGCCGCCACCGCCAACAGCACCAGCCCGAGAATAGCGACCAGATTGTTGGTACGGCGCAACACATCGGCCGGCCGGCGTTTGCGCAGCAGGTGCGCGTTGACCTGCGAGCCGAAGATGATGCCGCACGCGTTCAAACCGAACAGCCAGCCGTAGTGCGCCGGGTCGACGCCGTACAGATTGATGAAAACAAACGGCGAGCCCGTGATGTACGCGAACATGCCAGCCTGTGCCACACCGCCCGCCAGGGCGTTGCCCATGAACTCGCGGTCACGCACCAGCGCGCCGTAGTTGTGCCAGGCTGTGGCCAGCCAGTGGCGCGCCTGTTTGGCCGCGTGACGTGTCTCAGGCAGCCAGTAGACGGCCATCGCGAAGCAGATGACGCCGAATACCGTCAGGCCCCAGAAGATCCAGCGCCAGCCGACAAACATCAAGACCTGACCGCCGACGAGCGGCGCAAGAATCGGTGCCGCGCCCATGATCAGCGTCATGCGCGAGAGCACGCGGGCCACGGTATTCGTATCGAACAGGTCACGCGCCATCGCCCGGGCGATCACGAAGCAGGCGCAACCACCCACCGCCTGAATGAACCGGCAGACGATCAGCGTTTCGATGTTGGGGGCAAGTGCGCAACCGGCGGATGCGATGGTATAGAGCGCGAGCCCGGCATAGAGCGGGCGCTTGCGGCCGAAGCGGTCGGCCAGCGGGCCGTGTAGCAATTGTCCGAGTCCCAGCCCGATGAAGAACGAAGCGAGCGTGAACTGCGCTGCCGCATCCGTCGTATTCAATTCCCGCGCGATGCTTGGCAGCGCCGGCAGATACATGTCGATCGACAACGAGCCGATGGCAGACAGAATGCCGAGAACAAACACCGAGCGGAAATAGTGGGCTGACATGGCCGGGGCACCTAGGGTAATCCCGAATCATACGGCATTGTCCGTGTGCCCGTCGGCGGGGCGGCACGCGGATAACGCCAGATAGGCAAATGCCCGCTTTACTGGCGGGCATTTGCTGCGGGGATATCCATCGTTCCGTGTCCGCCGATCAGAGAAGAAATAGCTCGGCGGAAATCGATCGACACGGGCAGATCAGGCGGTCTTTTCTTCGCTCAATCCCAGCGATTCGACCATCTGCTCGCGCATGATGAATTTCTGCACTTTACCGGTCACCGTCATGGGCATGTCGTCGACGAAGCGGATATAGCGCGGCACCTTGTAGTGGGCGATTTGATCCTTGCAGAACTCACGGATGTCGTCTTCCGTGGCGCTCTGCCCCGGCTTCAGCACGATCCATGCACAGACCTCCTCGCCGTACTTCGCATCGGGGACGCCGAACACCTGCACCGCCTGAATCTTCGGATGGCGGAACAGGAATTCCTCGATCTCGCGCGGGTAGATGTTCTCGCCGCCTCGGATGAGCATGTCCTTCACGCGGCCGACGATGTTGCAGTAGCCGTCTTCATCGATCGTCGCAAGATCGCCCGTATGCATCCAGTCATCGCGAATCGCCTCGCGCGTGCGCGGTTCGTCATCCCAATAACCCAGCATCACGGAGTAACCCTTCGTGCACAGCTCGCCCTTCTCGCCCACAGGCACGATCTCGCCCGCCGCGTCGACCAGCTTCACTTCAAGGTGCGGCTGTACGCGGCCCACCGTGCTTGTGCGCTTTTCGAGCGGGTCGGTGGTCGTCGTCTGGAACGACACCGGACTCGTCTCCGTCATGCCGTAGGCGATCGTCACTTCGCTCATGTGCATCTGGCTGATCACGCGCTTCATCGTCTCGATCGGACACGGCGAGCCGGCCATGATGCCAGTGCGCAGTGAATCGAAGTGATAGTTGTCGAAGTCCGGATGGTCGAGCTGCGCAATGAACATCGTCGGCACGCCATGCAGCGCCGTACAGCTTTCTTCCGACACGGCGGCCATGGTGGCCTTCGGATCGAACGCCTCGCCCGGGAAGACCATCGTGGCGCCCGTCGAGACGCATGCCAATACCGCGAGCACCATGCCGAAGCAGTGATAGAACGGCACGGGGATGCACAGGCTGTCGTGCTCCGTGAACTTCATCGCCATCGCGATGAAGCGCCCGTTGTTGACGATGTTATGGTGCGTGAGCGTCGCACCCTTCGGGCTGCCCGTGGTGCCGCTCGTGAACTGTACGTTGATCGGGTCGTGACAGTCGAGGCCGTCGGAAATGCTGCGTAGCGTCTCGAGGCTCGCGTCGGCGCCCAGGGTCACGACGTCGCTGAAATTCATCATCCCCGGCGTGATGCCCGTGCCCATGCGGATGATCGTGGTGAGGGTGGGCAGCTTTGCTGACTTCAGCAGGCCCGGTTCGCTCTGCGCCAGCTCGGGCGCAAGCGTGTTCAGCATGTCGAGATAGCGCGACGACTTGAACGACTCGGCGGCCACCAGCGCCTTGCAGCCGACCTTGTTGATCGCGTACTCCAGCTCAGCGAGTCGGTAGGCCGGGTTGATGTTCACCAGCACCAGCCCCACGCGTGCGGTCGCGAATTGCGTGACGAGCCATTCGACGCGATTCGGCGACCAGATGCCGACCCGGTCGCCCTTCTTCAGTCCCAATGCCAGCAGACCGGCGGCAAAAGTGTCGACGTGTGCGATGAATTCGCGCCACGTCCAATCCACGCCTTGCTCTCGAAACACCACGGCCTGACGCTCAGGAAACGTCGAGGCCGTCTCGGCCAGCAGACCAAACACCGTGAGCGACGACAACGGCACCGTCGTGTCGCCCTTCACATACGACAACCCATTACGTGGGACTACGCCTGCACCTTCCCGGCTTTCCATGCTTTTGTCTCCTGATACTGAAGCAATGCTGAAATGGCGAAATGCTGTCGTGCCCGACGCTGCTATTGGCTGGTCTTTACAACAATAGCGCGTCACGCTGCGTTGACGTTTACGTTAACGTAATTCGCGTGACGTAACGAGTGGGGATGGCCCTGAGAGAATGCGGTGAATTGATGCGAGTCGCGACACGGTGATGTCACACCGGTCGTAGCGGCCATGTGGTGGCACGTGATAGCACGTGAAGCGTGCGTTGGAAAAAACAAAAGCTCCACGCACTTTCATGCATGGAGCTTTCTGCATCGCTCGCAACACCGGCGTTGCGGCCGGTACTACGACAACGCCAATTTACAGCTTTGCCTTGCGCAGCTTGCTGATCGCAGCGAGTTGGGCGATGGCTTCAGCCAATTCGGCCTGGGCTTTCGCGTACTCGATGTTCGAATCCTTGTTCGCAAGCGCTTCTTCCGCGCGACGCTTGGCATCGGCAGCTTTTGCCTCGTCCAGGTCCTTGCCGCGGATAGCGGTGTCGGCGAGCACGGTCACCGTGCCCGGTTGCACTTCGAGAATGCCGCCGGCCACGAAGACGAAATCTTCGTTACCTGCTTCGTCCTCGATGCGCACGGCACCCGGCTTGATGCGCGTGATCAGCGGCGTGTGACCGGGCAAAATGCCCAGCTCGCCGGCTTCGCCCGGCAGCGCCACAAAGCGCGCACGACCCGAGAAGATCTGCTCTTCTGCGCTGACGACGTCTACGTGAATGGTTGCCATAATCGCTCCCGTTGAGTGTGATGAAGCGGCAGAGGCACTGAGCGCGGTCGTTACCGCCCTCGCCCCGCTACCCCGCCGTTCGACAGTCACCTGCCGGTGCAGCGCAAGTCTCGCGAGAGACTTCCGCCGTCACCCGGCACTCAACCGTTTACTGCATCTTCTTGGCTTTTTCGAACGCTTCGTCGATCGTGCCGACCATGTAGAACGCCTGCTCGGGCAGGTGGTCGCATTCGCCGTCGACGATCATCTTGAAGCCGCGGATCGTTTCCTTGAGCGGAACGTACTTGCCCGGCGAACCCGTGAACACTTCTGCCACGTGGAACGGCTGCGACAGGAAACGCTGGATCTTACGAGCGCGTGCCACTGCCAGCTTGTCGTCCGGCGACAGTTCGTCCATGCCCAGAATCGCGATAATGTCGCGCAATTCCTTGTAGCGCTGGAGCGTCGACTGCACACGACGGGTGACCGTGTAGTGCTCTTCGCCAATCACGTTCGGGTCGATCTGACGCGAGGTCGAGTCGAGCGGATCGACTGCCGGGTAGATACCCAGCGAGGCGATGTCACGCGACAGCACGACGGTGGCGTCCAAGTGGCCGAAGGTGGTTGCCGGCGACGGGTCGGTCAAGTCATCGGCTGGCACGTACACGGCTTGCACCGACGTGATCGAGCCCTTCTTGGTCGACGTAATACGCTCTTGCAGCTTACCCATTTCTTCAGCCAGCGTCGGCTGATAGCCCACTGCCGACGGCATACGGCCGAGCAGTGCGGACACTTCGGTACCGGCCAGCGTGAAACGGTAGATGTTGTCCACGAAGAACAGCACGTCGAGACCTTCGTCACGGAAGTGCTCGGCCATCGTCAGACCGGTCAGCGCGACGCGCAGACGGTTGCCCGGCGGCTCGTTCATCTGGCCGTACACCAGCGCGACCTTGTCCAGAACGTTCGAGTCCTTCATTTCGTGGTAGAAGTCGTTCCCTTCACGGGTACGCTCGCCCACGCCGGCAAACACCGAATAACCGCCGTGTTCCTTGGCGATGTTATTGATGAGTTCCATCATGTTCACGGTCTTGCCCACACCGGCGCCACCGAACAGACCCACCTTGCCGCCCTTGGCGAACGGGCAGATCAAATCGATAACCTTAATGCCGGTTTCGAGCAGTTCCGTCGACGGCGACAGCTCGTCGAATGCCGGAGCCTTCTGGTGGATCGAGCGCGTGTGATCGCGTGCAATCGGACCGGCTTCGTCGATCGGACGGCCAAGCACGTCCATGATGCGACCCAGCGTCGGCTTACCGACCGGCACAGTGATCGGCAGACCGCTGTTCTTCACCATCATGCCGCGGCGCAGGCCTTCGGCAGAACCCAGACAGATGGTACGAACCACGCCGTCGCCCAGCTGCTGCTGAACTTCGAGCGTCAGTTCCGAACCGTCCATAATGAGCGCGTCGTAGATCTTCGGCATGCTATCGCGCGGGAACTCCACGTCGATCACGGCGCCGATGCACTGTACGATTTTGCCTTCAATCAAAGCAGTACTCATCGCTTTTCCTTTAGATACTCAAATTCATTTCGCCTTGCGGCGCATCGGCCCGTGCCACCGCTTAAACAGCGGCAGCGCCACCCACGATTTCGGACAGTTCCTTCGTAATCGATGCTTGACGGCCCTTGTTGTAGACCATCTGCAATTCACCGATCACGGTCTTCGCGTTGTCCGATGCGGCCTTCATGGCCACCATACGGGCGGACTGCTCCGACGCCATGTTCTCTGCGACTGCCTGATACACGACCGCTTCGACGTAACGCACCAGCAGGGCATCCACTACCGACTTTGCGTCCGGTTCGTAGATGTAGTCCCACGAATGCGTTGCCGGCACTGCGCTCGCGTCTTCCGATTGGCCTTCGAACTTCTCGGGCAGCGGCAGCAGTTGTTCGACCACGGTTTCCTGCTTCATCGTGTTGACGAAGCGGTTGTAGGCCAGATACACGGCGTCGAGCTTGCCTTCGGCATACGCGTCGAGCTGCACCTTCACGGCGCCGATCAACTTGTCGAGGTGCGGGGTGTCGCCCAGTTGCACCACGTGCGACACAACCTTCGCGCCGATACGGTTCAGGAAACCGAAGCCCTTGCCGCCAATGGCGGTGGCTTCAATCTTCAGACCTTGCGCTTCGATCGCCTTCAGCTTGGTCACCACGGCACGCAGCAC belongs to Pandoraea norimbergensis and includes:
- the atpD gene encoding F0F1 ATP synthase subunit beta, giving the protein MSTALIEGKIVQCIGAVIDVEFPRDSMPKIYDALIMDGSELTLEVQQQLGDGVVRTICLGSAEGLRRGMMVKNSGLPITVPVGKPTLGRIMDVLGRPIDEAGPIARDHTRSIHQKAPAFDELSPSTELLETGIKVIDLICPFAKGGKVGLFGGAGVGKTVNMMELINNIAKEHGGYSVFAGVGERTREGNDFYHEMKDSNVLDKVALVYGQMNEPPGNRLRVALTGLTMAEHFRDEGLDVLFFVDNIYRFTLAGTEVSALLGRMPSAVGYQPTLAEEMGKLQERITSTKKGSITSVQAVYVPADDLTDPSPATTFGHLDATVVLSRDIASLGIYPAVDPLDSTSRQIDPNVIGEEHYTVTRRVQSTLQRYKELRDIIAILGMDELSPDDKLAVARARKIQRFLSQPFHVAEVFTGSPGKYVPLKETIRGFKMIVDGECDHLPEQAFYMVGTIDEAFEKAKKMQ
- a CDS encoding Bcr/CflA family multidrug efflux MFS transporter, giving the protein MSAHYFRSVFVLGILSAIGSLSIDMYLPALPSIARELNTTDAAAQFTLASFFIGLGLGQLLHGPLADRFGRKRPLYAGLALYTIASAGCALAPNIETLIVCRFIQAVGGCACFVIARAMARDLFDTNTVARVLSRMTLIMGAAPILAPLVGGQVLMFVGWRWIFWGLTVFGVICFAMAVYWLPETRHAAKQARHWLATAWHNYGALVRDREFMGNALAGGVAQAGMFAYITGSPFVFINLYGVDPAHYGWLFGLNACGIIFGSQVNAHLLRKRRPADVLRRTNNLVAILGLVLLAVAALKLGGLPGLMVPLFAYVASLGFSQPNAVAEALNRQHQRAGAASALLGALQFLAAASAGAAVGMLHARSAVPMAAVIAVCGVLSWCLHTLLIRRAGPPAALPPATGKV
- the motB gene encoding flagellar motor protein MotB, with protein sequence MSEKDERPIIVKRRKAGGHGHHGGAWKIAYADFMTAMMAFFLLMWLLSSVSSKELTGIAEYFRTPLKVALTGGRNAADNSGVIPGGGTDTTRTDGQKSRGDQVRSRQATTAELAERADAQRLRELKARLEKAIENNPTLRQFRKQLLIDVTTEGLRIQIVDDQNRPMFANASAQVQPYMRDILREIGKSLNDVPNRISLSGHTDATAYAQGDKSYSNWELSADRANASRRELIAGGLDGEKVLRVVGLASTVPLDRDDAYNPINRRISIIVLNRRAEASVKHEGDQPTIDATNARGSGADAVNAAISGVLPPGVPSPPAPPAAPAAPGANGAAAR
- the flhC gene encoding flagellar transcriptional regulator FlhC; this translates as MRTKSVVLEAREIQLAIELIELGARLQLLEAETSLSRDRLIKLYKELKGASPPKGMLPFSTDWFVTWLPNIHSSLFHNIYRHLVHHGGCQGIEAIVKAYRLYLEHVELHGWEAVLGFTRAWTLVRFFDSKMLQMTPCTRCGGHFVTHAHEPHGQYVCGLCAPPSRAGKTRKAKHAHAADLAPVEAEAPAGVPGPGGTDISPLAA
- the flhD gene encoding flagellar transcriptional regulator FlhD, translated to MRNSETLNEIRELNLSYLVLAQRLIREDRAAAMFRLGISDQLADVLGSLTLAQLVKFAGSNQLLCRFRFDDHVILSTLTHGAKDVGMQQSHASILLAGQPVEQIG
- a CDS encoding response regulator; translation: MQARNTILAVDDSASMRQILAATLDEAGYAVTTARDGQEALALASNANFDLVLTDQHMPGMDGLSLIRALRDLDAFAQTPILVLTTEVDGAYKTAAREAGASGWLIKPVDPEALVDVVGSLVGAGT
- a CDS encoding F0F1 ATP synthase subunit epsilon, encoding MATIHVDVVSAEEQIFSGRARFVALPGEAGELGILPGHTPLITRIKPGAVRIEDEAGNEDFVFVAGGILEVQPGTVTVLADTAIRGKDLDEAKAADAKRRAEEALANKDSNIEYAKAQAELAEAIAQLAAISKLRKAKL
- the motA gene encoding flagellar motor stator protein MotA produces the protein MLVVIGYIIVLASVFGGFVIGGGHLGALFQPTELLIIGGAGVGSFVVGNNSKAIKATMKALPMLFKGSKYTKELYMELMALLYVLLAKARKDGMLAIEGDVEDPASSPVFSQYPRILNEPRIMEFLTDYLRLMVSGNMNAFEIENLMDHEIETYRHEGEVPAHCLQKTGDAMPAFGIVAAVMGVVHTMASADQPPAVLGALIAQALVGTFLGILLAYGFISPLAQLIEHRINESVKLYECIKVTLLASLNGYAPALSVEFGRKVLYSTVRPSFAELEEHVRQVKAR
- a CDS encoding AMP-binding protein, which encodes MESREGAGVVPRNGLSYVKGDTTVPLSSLTVFGLLAETASTFPERQAVVFREQGVDWTWREFIAHVDTFAAGLLALGLKKGDRVGIWSPNRVEWLVTQFATARVGLVLVNINPAYRLAELEYAINKVGCKALVAAESFKSSRYLDMLNTLAPELAQSEPGLLKSAKLPTLTTIIRMGTGITPGMMNFSDVVTLGADASLETLRSISDGLDCHDPINVQFTSGTTGSPKGATLTHHNIVNNGRFIAMAMKFTEHDSLCIPVPFYHCFGMVLAVLACVSTGATMVFPGEAFDPKATMAAVSEESCTALHGVPTMFIAQLDHPDFDNYHFDSLRTGIMAGSPCPIETMKRVISQMHMSEVTIAYGMTETSPVSFQTTTTDPLEKRTSTVGRVQPHLEVKLVDAAGEIVPVGEKGELCTKGYSVMLGYWDDEPRTREAIRDDWMHTGDLATIDEDGYCNIVGRVKDMLIRGGENIYPREIEEFLFRHPKIQAVQVFGVPDAKYGEEVCAWIVLKPGQSATEDDIREFCKDQIAHYKVPRYIRFVDDMPMTVTGKVQKFIMREQMVESLGLSEEKTA
- the atpG gene encoding F0F1 ATP synthase subunit gamma, yielding MAGMKEIRGKIKSVQNTRKITKAMEMVAASKMRKAQERMRHARPYAEKVRQIAAHMGQANPEYHHPFMVKHADAKAAGIIVVTTDKGLCGGLNTNVLRAVVTKLKAIEAQGLKIEATAIGGKGFGFLNRIGAKVVSHVVQLGDTPHLDKLIGAVKVQLDAYAEGKLDAVYLAYNRFVNTMKQETVVEQLLPLPEKFEGQSEDASAVPATHSWDYIYEPDAKSVVDALLVRYVEAVVYQAVAENMASEQSARMVAMKAASDNAKTVIGELQMVYNKGRQASITKELSEIVGGAAAV